The proteins below are encoded in one region of Penicillium psychrofluorescens genome assembly, chromosome: 4:
- a CDS encoding uncharacterized protein (ID:PFLUO_006585-T1.cds;~source:funannotate) — MFEVGGLLSFCVAESNILQRRAADRYHLRMHRARSAVLTSDEMVEVRAAQRTFEGAYVRTALSQFSFALVVLKIFTAEFYSIGALFAIYGTGVLIIGLFRRSQGNRQFFSELGDDGIHRHKFRTSGNAVLVLTALSIAAYVCLIGLTVNLGK, encoded by the coding sequence ATGTTCGAGGTAGGAGGTCTCCTATCTTTCTGTGTCGCCGAATCTAACATCCTCCAGCGACGTGCGGCAGACCGCTATCACCTTCGAATGCACCGCGCCCGGTCGGCAGTGCTGACCTCGGACGAGATGGTCGAAGTGCGCGCCGCTCAGCGCACCTTTGAAGGCGCCTACGTCCGCACAGCCCTCTCTCAATTTTCTTTTGCCCTCGTCGTTCTCAAAATCTTCACGGCCGAGTTCTACAGCATCGGTGCCTTGTTCGCCATCTACGGCACGGGCGTCCTGatcatcggcctcttccGTCGCTCGCAAGGAAACCGGCAGTTTTTCTCTGAGCTGGGCGACGATGGGATTCATCGCCATAAATTCCGGACCAGTGGCAATGCCGTGTTGGTTTTAACCGCCCTCAGTATCGCTGCATATGTGTGTTTGATTGGCCTGACGGTCAACTTGGGGAAGTGA
- a CDS encoding uncharacterized protein (ID:PFLUO_006583-T1.cds;~source:funannotate), with translation MTNFNIQIISDTVCPWCYVGYRRLSRAITAHKTSYPADTFSLTWRAFYLNPASPGFPGVDKQEVYKLKFGASRAEMLHQRLASVGEADGISFKFGGKTGATRDSHRLLWYAHQQEQQQEKTAAPTTGAPGGLQTRVVENLFRAYFEEELNITDPAVLLDAAVKAGLGRDEVEEVLREDVGGQEVDREAKSASQQLVSGVPYFSIQGKYTIEGADEPESFLEAFERVKQDE, from the exons ATGACAAACTTCAACATCCAAATCATCTCCGACACCGTGTGTCCC TGGTGCTATGTCGGCTACCGACGCCTCTCGCGCGCCATAACAGCCCACAAAACCAGCTATCCAGCTGATACGTTCAGTCTCACCTGGCGGGCATTCTACCTCAACCCGGCCTCGCCGGGGTTTCCGGGCGTGGATAAGCAAGAGGTGTACAAGCTGAAGTTCGGTGCGTCCCGCGCAGAAATGCTGCACCAGCGCCTAGCTTCTGTGGGCGAGGCAGATGGCATCTCGTTTAAATTTGGCGGGAAGACGGGCGCGACGAGGGACTCGCATCGCCTGCTGTGGTATGCGCATCAGCAGGAACAACAGCAAGAGAAAACCGCTGCGCCTACGACCGGTGCTCCCGGCGGATTGCAGACTCGCGTCGTGGAGAATCTTTTCCGGGCTTATTTTGAGGAGGAGTTGAATATTACGGATCCCGCAGTGCTGCTTGATGCTGCTGTGAAGGCGGGATTGGGTCGGGatgaggtggaggaggtgcttAGGGAGGATGTTGGTGGGCAGGAGGTTGATCGGGAGGCGAAGAGTGCGTCCCAGCAGCTTGTTAGTGGAGTGCCGTATTTCTCGATCCAGGGGAAGTATACCATTGAGGGCGCGGATGAGCCGGAGAGCTTTTTGGAGGCGTTTGAGCGAGTCAAGCAGGATGAATAG
- a CDS encoding uncharacterized protein (ID:PFLUO_006586-T1.cds;~source:funannotate), giving the protein MPKVFDAAEVAKHNTPESCWVILYGKVYDVTDFIDSHPGGKKVILKLAGKDATEEYDPIHPPGILEDELKPEQCIGTVNPATVPKNEAPVAPQKPTRGPPPMEQLLNLDEIEKVATEQINKRAWAYYFSAADDKISKEFNREVYRSIILRPRVFVDCARCDLDTTVLGHKLGLPIYVSPAAMARLGHPAGEAGIAEACRSFGALQIISNNASMTPEQIVKDAAPDQVFGWQIYVNMDHKKSEVMLARINKLKAIKFIVLTLDAPVPGKREDDERSGFELAPPTPTTTQDTEDVSKTTGGVGQQLFAGTDPSLTWKDTLPWLAKHTDRPIVLKGLQTHEDAYIASLHTPQVKGIILSNHGGRAMDTAPPAVHTLLEIRKYCPEVFDKLEVYVDGGIRRGTDVIKALCLGAKAVGIGRPALWGLGAGGVNGVRRTLQILADESKTAMRLLGVESVDKLGPQHINTRITEQQIYDGPSGLEPLRSVFRARL; this is encoded by the exons ATGCCGAAAGTATTCGATGCGGCCGAAG TCGCCAAACATAATACCCCCGAAAGTTGCTGGGTGATTCTCTATGGCAAGGTCTACGAC GTGACCGACTTCATTGACAGCCATCCCGGGGGCAAGAAGGTTATCTTGAAGCTAGCAGGCAAAGATGCCACCGAAGAATATGACCCGATTCATCCTCCCGgcatcctggaagatgagctCAAACCGGAGCAGTGTATAGGCACTGTGAACCCGGCTACAGTGCCCAAGAACGAAGCGCCAGTCGCGCCGCAGAAGCCCACCCGAGGACCGCCACCAATGGAGCAACTTCTCAATCTGGACGAGATTGAAAAGGTGGCCACCGAGCAGATCAACAAACGAGCGTGGGCATATTACTTCTCCGCAGCCGACGACAAGATCAGCAAGGAGTTCAACCGCGAAGTATACCGATCCATCATTCTGCGGCCAAGGGTCTTCGTTGACTGTGCCCGATGCGACTTGGACACTACGGTCTTGGGGCACAAGTTGGGACTTCCCATCTATGTGTCTCCCGCGGCTATGGCCCGTTTGGGCCACCCTGCAGGCGAGGCAGGCATTGCAGAAGCATGCCGCAGCTTTGGGGCCTTGCAAATAATATCAAACAACGCATCCATGACCCCAGAACAAATTGTCAAGGATGCGGCTCCGGATCAAGTCTTTGGTTGGCAAATCTATGTCAATATGGATCACAAGAAGAGTGAGGTAATGCTGGCACGCATCAACAAGCTCAAAGCGATTAAGTTCATTGTTCTCACCCTCGATGCTCCCGTTCCCGGAAAacgagaagacgacgaaCGAAGCGGTTTTGAATTGGCGCCACCGACTCCCACGACGACACAGGACACGGAAGATGTTTCTAAAACAACCGGTGGAGTCGGTCAGCAGCTGTTCGCTGGCACCGATCCATCTCTGACGTGGAAGGATACTCTGCCATGGCTTGCCAAGCACACCGATCGGCCTATTGTCCTGAAGGGTCTGCAGACGCACGAGGACGCATACATTGCATCTCTTCATACTCCCCAGGTCAAGGGTATCATCCTTTCCAACCATGGCGGACGGGCCATGGACACGGCCCCGCCAGCCGTTCATACTCTGCTGGAAATCCGGAAATACTGCCCGGAAGTTTTCGACAAACTTGAAGTCTACGTGGACGGAGGCATTCGGCGCGGCACAGATGTGATCAAGGCTCTCTGCCTGGGTGCCAAAGCTGTGGGCATTGGACGGCCTGCTCTCTGGGGCCTCGGAGCAGGGGGAGTAAACGGTGTGCGTCGGACTTTGCAGA TTCTGGCCGATGAAAGCAAGACCGCTATGCGGCTGCTCGGGGTGGAGAGTGTGGATAAACTCGGACCCCAGCAC ATCAATACCCGCATCACTGAGCAGCAGATCTACGACGGACCTTCGGGCCTTGAGCCCTTGCGAAGTGTCTTCCGGGCGAGGCTTTAG
- a CDS encoding uncharacterized protein (ID:PFLUO_006587-T1.cds;~source:funannotate) — protein sequence MSADAKQETNLPGALDIHESIRSLINNLVNIKDETGKFLLHLSDGRVIDTKSWAGWEWTHGIGLYGIWKYYELTGDHSLLKIIEDWFAARFAEGGTTKNINTMAVFLTLAYVYEKTGNPIYLPWLDTWAEWAFHDLPRTCYGGMQHKTYAMEHKQQLWDDTLMMTVLPLVKIGKLLGREHYIIEAKKQLLIHIKYLCETRSGLFYHGWTFEDGGHNFAGALWARGNSWVTIVIPEIIELMELAPTDPLRGYLEDTLDAQCSSLQRLQESTGYWRTLLDQKDDGSYVEASATAGFASGILKAVRKRYIGGQYRAMAEKAISAVLASIDENGELQNTSFGTGMGDTLDHYRKIAVTSMPYGQAMAMMALGEFLRTYI from the coding sequence ATGTCCGCAGACGCAAAACAAGAAACCAACCTCCCTGGAGCATTGGACATTCATGAATCCATCCGGAGCCTCATAAACAATTTGGTCAATATCAAGGACGAAACGGGAAAATTTCTGCTTCATCTCTCCGATGGTCGAGTCATTGATACCAAGTCATGGGCCGGCTGGGAATGGACCCACGGCATCGGACTCTATGGCATCTGGAAGTACTATGAACTTACTGGTGACCACTCGCTGTTGAAAATCATAGAAGACTGGTTTGCTGCCCGTTTTGCGGAAGGAGGTACCACCaagaacatcaacaccatggcGGTGTTCTTGACGCTGGCCTATGTGTATGAGAAGACTGGTAATCCAATCTACCTACCGTGGCTAGATACATGGGCCGAGTGGGCTTTTCATGACCTGCCTCGGACGTGCTACGGTGGAATGCAGCACAAAACATACGCTATGGAGCACAAACAGCAACTTTGGGACGACACTCTTATGATGACAGTTCTACCGCTGGTCAAAATTGGCAAACTGCTCGGGCGCGAACATTATATCATTGAGGCCAAAAAGCAGCTCTTGATCCACATCAAGTATCTCTGTGAAACACGAAGTGGTCTCTTTTACCATGGGTGGACTTTTGAGGATGGTGGTCACAATTTCGCCGGTGCGCTCTGGGCAAGGGGAAACAGCTGGGTTACAATCGTGATTCCTGAAATCATTGAGCTCATGGAGCTTGCCCCGACTGATCCGCTTCGCGGGTACCTGGAGGATACGCTTGATGCTCAATGCAGTTCTTTACAGCGACTGCAAGAGTCTACTGGGTACTGGAGAACCCTGTTGGACCAAAAGGATGATGGCTCTTATGTTGAGGCATCGGCAACTGCAGGCTTTGCATCTGGGATTTTGAAAGCAGTTAGAAAGAGATATATTGGAGGACAATATCGAGCAATGGCCGAAAAAGCGATATCCGCTGTTCTTGCCTCGATTGATGAGAACGGGGAGCTGCAGAACACGAGCTTTGGAACTGGCATGGGTGACACTTTAGATCATTATCGAAAGATTGCTGTGACATCCATGCCTTATGGTCaagccatggcgatgatggcgcTGGGGGAGTTTTTGCGAACGTACATTTGA
- a CDS encoding uncharacterized protein (ID:PFLUO_006584-T1.cds;~source:funannotate), translating into MTSTTSDPDQRSNNNQRPYDASSNGPSSGKDRTTLMPPTKTVVGRALGNDLPSDVHKTQLATKGGVGTALSDTPVSTAPPSPQILGRTQPGTPSRVRATTLDIPGLTKSKVSPDGRIAQRDVGSKLVIVMVGLPARGKSYITKKLARYLNWLQHDTEIFNVGERRRVAAGKSPSPARLNIDIDKSPNAIHKDLVDSVRRLSVSVNSDPPLPENEATLPPPVVPTKILVNDKEPGSISEHGSIVMPNDKAVKESSPEPMDQYMDQSASFFDPQNERAVKLREQVALDTLDELLEYILEQGGSVGILDATNSTMERRKAIVDHIRALAGPELGILFLESRCVDEGLLEANMRLKLSGPDYKGKDPSQALEDFKKRVALYENSYVPLGEYEEQHDMAYIQMIDVGRKIVSHQTHGFLSSQVVYYLLNFNLSPRQIWITRHGESTDDEAGRIGGDADLSGNGRRYGKALSRFIDHQRSQWEMYQQQKNLLKHFPPRPGDSTPPNPSYIPRDRPRNFCVWSSMMQRSVQTVEFFNEDDYDIKEMRMLDDIHAGRMEGMTYDEIRHQYPEEYAHRKRDKLYYRYPGPGGEGYLDIINRLRTVIVEIERTTDHVLLVSHRSICRVLLAYFRGLKREEVADLDVPLGMVYMLEPKPYGVEFKAYRYNPDSDWFDYLPDYEMHQVSARPAS; encoded by the exons ATGACGTCGACCACCTCTGATCCTGACCAGAGGAGTAATAATAACCAGCGACCCTACGATGCCAGCTCCAATGGGCCTAGCTCGGGAAAGGATAGAACAACACTGATGCCTCCAACCAAGACTGTTGTCGGGCGAGCGCTAGGGAATGACTTGCCTTCCGATGTCCACAAAACACAGCTTGCGACCAAGGGCGGAGTCGGAACCGCCCTGAGTGACACTCCGGTTTCTACCGCACCGCCGTCTCCACAGAT ATTGGGCCGGACTCAGCCTGGCACTCCCAGTCGCGTGCGAGCGACCACTCTTGATATCCCCGGCCTGACCAAATCCAAGGTCTCTCCCGATGGCCGGATTGCTCAGCGCGATGTCGGTTCGAAACTGGTCATTGTCATGGTCGGTTTGCCGGCCCGAGGCAAAAGCTACATCACCAAGAAGCTGGCCCGGTACCTGAACTGGCTTCAGCATGACACCGAAATCTTCAACGTTGGGGAGCGCCGCCGTGTTGCGGCCGGCAAGTCTCCCTCGCCTGCCAGGCTGAACATTGACATAGACAAGAGCCCCAATGCCATCCACAAGGACCTGGTCGACTCCGTGCGGCGCTTGAGCGTCAGTGTGAACTCGGACCCCCCGCTGCCCGAGAATGAAGCGACGCTGCCGCCTCCCGTGGTTCCAACCAAGATCCTTGTCAATGACAAAGAGCCCGGTTCTATTTCTGAGCATGGAAGCATCGTCATGCCGAATGACAAGGCTGTGAAGGAATCGTCTCCGGAACCCATGGACCAATACATGGATCAGTCCGCCAGCTTTTTTGACCCACAGAACGAGCGTGCCGTGAAGCTGAGAGAGCAGGTCGCGCTGGACACTCTCGATGAGCTGCTCGAGTACATTCTGGAGCAGGGCGGCAGCGTTGGCATCCTGGATGCGACCAACAGCACCATGGAGCGCCGTAAGGCCATCGTTGATCACATTCGCGCACTTGCGGGTCCTGAACTGGGCATCCTGTTCCTAGAAAGCAGATGTGTGGACGAAGGCCTGCTGGAGGCCAACATGCGCCTGAAGCTCTCCGGACCGGACTACAAGGGCAAGGATCCGTCCCAGGCATTGGAGGATTTCAAAAAGCGGGTGGCTCTCTACGAAAACTCCTATGTTCCTCTGGGTGAATACGAGGAGCAGCACGATATGGCCTATATCCAGATGATTGATGTCGGCCGCAAGATCGTTTCCCACCAGACCCATGGCTTCCTTTCCTCACAGGTCGTTTATTACCTGCTGAACTTCAACCTCTCTCCTCGTCAGATTTGGATCACACGGCATGGCGAGAGTacggacgacgaggcggGTCGTATTGGTGGGGATGCCGATCTTAGCGGCAATGGTCGGCGGTACGGCAAGGCTTTGAGTCGCTTCATTGACCATCAACGGAGCCAGTGGGAGATGTACCAACAACAGAAGAATCTGCTGAAACATTTCCCTCCGCGACCTGGCGACAGCACTCCGCCCAACCCGTCCTACATCCCGCGAGACCGGCCGCGCAATTTCTGTGTGTGGTCGTCCATGATGCAGCGTTCTGTTCAGACGGTGGAGTTTTTCAACGAAGACGACTATGACATCAAGGAGATGAGAATGCTGGATGACATTCACGCCGGAAGGATGGAGGGCATGACATACGACGAGATTCGACATCAGTATCCGGAGGAATATGCGCATCGCAAACGGGACAAGCTCTATTACCGGTACCCCGGACCTGGTGGCGAGGGATACCTGGACATCATCAATCGGCTGCGTACGGTgatcgtcgagatcgagcgcaCCACCGACCATGTCCTTTTGGTTAGCCATCGATCGATCTGCCGCGTGCTCCTGGCATACTTCCGTGGCCTGAAGCGGGAAGAGGTTGCGGACCTCGACGTCCCCTTGGGTATGGTCTACATGCTGGAGCCCAAGCCGTACGGAGTGGAGTTCAAGGCATACCGCTACAACCCTGACAGCGACTGGTTCGACTACCTTCCGGACTACGAAATGCACCAGGTCAGCGCTCGTCCGGCCTCGTAG